In Populus trichocarpa isolate Nisqually-1 chromosome 16, P.trichocarpa_v4.1, whole genome shotgun sequence, a genomic segment contains:
- the LOC7466074 gene encoding PHD finger protein ALFIN-LIKE 1 — translation MEMASSARTVEEIFKDFSARRAAVVRALTHDVDAFYGLCDPDKENLCLYGHPSETWEVALPAEEVPPELPEPALGINFARDGMNRKDWLSLVAVHSDSWLLSVAFYLGARLNRNERKRLFSLINDLPTVFEVVTERKPVKEKPSVDSGSKSRGSIKRSSDGQMKSNPKLMEDSYEDEEDHTETLCGSCGGNYNADEFWIGCDVCERWYHGKCVKITPAKADSIKQYKCPSCMKRSRS, via the exons ATGGAAATGGCTTCAAGCGCACGAACTGTAGAGGAGATCTTCAAAGATTTCAGTGCTAGAAGAGCTGCTGTTGTGCGTGCTTTAACTCAtg aTGTGGATGCTTTTTATGGACTCTGTGATCCAG ACAAGGAGAATTTGTGTCTGTACGGACATCCAAGTGAGACATGGGAAGTAGCCCTGCCAGCAGAAGAAGTTCCACCAGAGCTCCCTGAACCTGcccttggaattaattttgctAGAGATGGGATGAACAGAAAAGACTGGCTTTCTCTTGTTGCTGTGCACAGTGATTCATGGTTGCTTTCGGTGGCTTTCTATCTCGGTGCTCGTCTTAATCGGAATGAGAG GAAACGACTATTCAGCTTGATCAATGATCTGCCTACTGTCTTTGAAGTTGTAACAGAAAGGAAGCCTGTGAAAGAAAAGCCTAGTGTAGATAGTGGAAGCAAATCTCGAGGCAGCATAAAG AGATCAAGTGATGGACAAATGAAAAGCAACCCTAAGCTTATGGAAGATAGTTACGAGGATGAAGAAGACCACACTGAAACGCTATGTGGGAGCTGTGGTGGAAATTACAATGCTGACGAATTCTGGATTGGCTGCGATGTCTGCGAGAGGTGGTACCATGGAAAGTGCGTGAAGATAACACCCGCTAAGGCTGACAGTATTAAGCAATACAAGTGTCCATCTTGTATGAAGAGGAGCCGGTCATAG